The following are from one region of the Anomaloglossus baeobatrachus isolate aAnoBae1 chromosome 1, aAnoBae1.hap1, whole genome shotgun sequence genome:
- the LOC142303869 gene encoding putative N-acetyltransferase camello, which translates to MTSLNGAGSNGNHPEEAEMVEYRIRSYRDSDYEEVRDLFSHGMSEYVPGICIHVVTRSWVLLAMACMFMSLLLSSKSLILPVLAVTLLLALGRHILGYFWSLYIDHCLKEDMLDIQQTYMEASGTHFWVAEAEDRVVGTVAAKPSDEDGEELQLKRMSVRKDFRGFGIAKALSREVIGFARQRGYRSVILNTLMVQREAQRMYESVGFQKYKEFVLPTVYGHLVNFTISKYRYDVLPAK; encoded by the exons ATGACGTCATTGAACGGGGCCGGAAGCAACGGAAACCATCCCGAAGAG GCAGAGATGGTGGAGTACAGGATACGCAGTTACCGGGACTCGGACTATGAGGAGGTGCGGGATCTGTTTTCTCACGGAATGAGTGAGTACGTCCCCGGCATCTGTATCCATGTGGTGACGCGGTCCTGGGTCCTGTTGGCCATGGCTTGTATGTTCATGTCCCTGCTCCTCAGCTCTAAGTCCCTCATCCTTCCCGTCTTGGCAGTCACCCTCTTGTTGGCCTTGGGTCGCCATATTCTTGGATATTTTTGGAGCTTATACATCGACCACTGCTTGAAGGAAGACATGCTGGACATCCAGCAGACCTATATGGAGGCCTCGGGCACCCACTTCTGGGTGGCTGAGGCTGAGGACAGGGTGGTCGGGACGGTTGCAGCAAAGCCTTCAGATGAGGATGGAGAGGAGCTACAGCTGAAACGGATGTCTGTGAGGAAGGACTTCCGGGGGTTCGGCATCGCTAAGGCCTTATCCCGAGAGGTCATTGGGTTTGCCCGGCAGCGAGGGTATCGCTCAGTCATCCTGAATACGTTGATGGTTCAGCGCGAGGCGCAGAGGATGTACGAGAGCGTCGGCTTCCAAAAGTACAAGGAGTTTGTCCTGCCCACCGTGTACGGCCATCTGGTCAACTTCACCATCTCCAAGTACCGCTACGATGTATTACCAGCCAAGTGA
- the LOC142303874 gene encoding N-acetyltransferase 8-like: MSDYFLRIYKDSDYHEARDLFASGLKEHINTAFRHALGLTHVWLPALAMLTLPMLNLMSITTLILAFALALVALWFSARYMYTSYINHALSDDMLDIDKYYLQRDGYCFWVAESARGEFMGMIAALPSSNPGGEKHLELKRLSVVKQHRGKGVAKVLCRRLIDFARKRGCEAVVLTTTLPQRDACKLYDKLGFRLTDNYYYPKLLSRVVDFRILAYQYDIPAASQ, encoded by the coding sequence ATGTCTGACTACTTTCTCCGAATCTACAAGGACTCTGACTACCATGAGGCCAGGGACCTGTTTGCCAGTGGACTTAAGGAGCACATCAATACAGCCTTTCGGCACGCTCTGGGCCTGACGCACGTTTGGCTTCCAGCATTGGCCATGTTAACCCTTCCTATGCTGAACCTCATGTCTATCACTACGCTCATCCTTGCATTTGCTCTGGCTTTAGTCGCCCTGTGGTTTTCTGCCCGTTACATGTACACATCATATATAAATCATGCTCTCTCTGATGACATGCTGGACATTGATAAATATTACCTGCAGCGCGACGGTTACTGCTTTTGGGTGGCGGAGTCGGCAAGAGGGGAGTTCATGGGGATGATCGCCGCTCTGCCTTCTTCTAACCCCGGAGGAGAAAAACATCTGGAACTGAAACGACTCTCGGTGGTCAAGCAGCACAGGGGCAAAGGGGTCGCCAAAGTCTTGTGCAGGAGGCTCATTGACTTTGCTCGGAAAAGAGGGTGTGAGGCGGTGGTCCTGACTACCACGTTACCACAAAGAGACGCCTGCAAACTGTATGACAAGCTCGGCTTCAGGCTCACAGATAACTATTACTATCCGAAGCTCCTGAGCAGAGTCGTAGACTTCAGGATCCTGGC